DNA sequence from the Streptomyces sp. MST-110588 genome:
AGTACGTATCTGGGCACCGCGCTCGAATTGGTGCATCTCGACGATCCGGCGCGCCGCCGTCCCATCGATCCCCGGTACGCGCGGCCGGGCGAGACCGTGAGCTTCGCCGACGGCTACCCCCTGCTGCTCACGGCCACCTCGTCGCTGGACGCCCTGAACCTGCTGATAGCGCAGGGTGACCACGCCGACGAGGGCCCCCTGCCGATGGACCGTTTCCGGCCCAGTGTGGTCGTGGACGGCACCGCGCCCTGGGCGGAGGACGACTGGCGCAGGGTCCGTATCGGCGAGGTCTCCTTCCGCGTAGCCAAGCCGTGCGGTCGCTGCGTGGTGACGACGACCGACCAGCGGACCGCCGAGCGCGGCAAGGAGCCGCTGCGTACGCTGGCCCGTCACCGACGCCGCGGTGACCAGCTTGTTTTCGGCCAGAACCTGATTCCGGAGGGCACCGGGACGATCCGGGTGGGGGACGACTTCGAAGTCCTGGACTGACGGCCGTGGCCGGGCCCGGCCGGGGCGTCGGCACCGGCCCGGTCCGGAGCGCGGCGGTGGTCCATACCACCGTTTCCGGCACGCTTTCCGCCACGCCCGCCGGACTCGTTGCGGCAGCGTGTCCGACTGCTTACAGTGAGCGCACGGCTGAGCGGTCGGGGAGAGCGACGGGGAGAGCCACGTGCCGATGCCTTCCTGGGACGCGAAGAACGATCACCTCATCCCTGTCCAGATGCTGCGGCCCGGGGACCACGCCTTCGTGAGTTACGACAACGACGAGGTGCGCTGGGACGTGGTCACGGCCTTCGTACGGCTCGGGCTGGCGCGGGGCGAGAAGGTCGTGGTCTTCC
Encoded proteins:
- a CDS encoding MOSC N-terminal beta barrel domain-containing protein produces the protein MSKPLLSAVHVYPVKSLAGSGPGEAVVEPWGLAGDRRWMLVDAGRQHVTQRPHPKLALVAAEELPSGAVRLTAPGMEPLTVEVPEPGRTVPVVVWRDKVEAVPAGRAAAEWFSTYLGTALELVHLDDPARRRPIDPRYARPGETVSFADGYPLLLTATSSLDALNLLIAQGDHADEGPLPMDRFRPSVVVDGTAPWAEDDWRRVRIGEVSFRVAKPCGRCVVTTTDQRTAERGKEPLRTLARHRRRGDQLVFGQNLIPEGTGTIRVGDDFEVLD